Proteins encoded within one genomic window of Salipaludibacillus agaradhaerens:
- a CDS encoding TetR/AcrR family transcriptional regulator: MKTSEQLLHVALQHFAEHGYEGASLARMADEVGIKKASIYNHYQNKDALFFSAVEYVYEAYLNYLKRSLETNKSLPTEDRLYMILEDLSHYLSTETEGKFYFHFILFPPPALEKNVHAQFLQFEKECDKLLAPLFQTLHNKHAHQTTVRERLDAFYCLLDGLATQMSYYDKETCDRKRQSSWKHFIAGFM; this comes from the coding sequence ATGAAAACGTCAGAACAGCTTTTGCACGTAGCCCTTCAGCATTTTGCTGAACATGGTTACGAAGGAGCAAGCTTAGCACGCATGGCTGACGAGGTGGGGATTAAAAAAGCATCTATTTATAATCACTATCAAAATAAAGATGCGCTGTTTTTTTCTGCCGTAGAGTATGTTTATGAGGCTTATTTAAACTACTTAAAACGTTCATTAGAGACCAATAAATCCTTACCTACAGAAGATCGGCTATACATGATTTTAGAGGATCTTTCACATTATTTAAGTACTGAAACTGAAGGAAAGTTTTATTTCCATTTCATTCTTTTTCCACCCCCAGCTCTTGAGAAAAATGTGCATGCGCAATTTCTACAATTTGAAAAAGAGTGCGATAAGTTGCTTGCCCCCCTTTTTCAAACATTACACAATAAGCACGCGCACCAAACTACTGTACGCGAAAGGCTCGATGCTTTTTATTGCCTTCTCGATGGGTTGGCTACACAAATGTCTTATTATGATAAGGAGACTTGCGATCGAAAAAGGCAGTCATCTTGGAAACACTTCATCGCTGGCTTTATGTAA